The Euzebya rosea genomic sequence CCCCGGGATCGAGACAGGGCCGGCTACGCCGCCACGGGCTCGTCGGCCGGCACCTTGGCCACGACGTCACCGGCACGGATCGTGCCCGGCACCACGACCCTGGCGTTCACGCCGCGGAACCGGCGCAGCTTGCCCTCGCCGGTGTTGACGAAGCGCAGCGCATCCACGCCGTAGCGGTCGGCGAACTTGGCGCAGCCGGTGTGGGGCTGGTCGGTCACCTCGATGACCGCCGTCCCCAGCGACAGGCGCGTCCCGACAGGAAGGTTCTCCGGGCTCAGGTCCAGGTCGACCAGCAGCTGGTCCCCTGCCCACCGCCACCGCTCCCGGTCCCCGGCGCTGATCGCATCGACGACCCGGGCGTTCATGACGTTGAGCTGCATGTCGGGATGGCTCGACCCGTCCTCGGTACGGCGGCTGCCACGGACGTGCCAGGTGTCCCCGACGAGGCCGAGCGCCAGGTCCAGCTCGCCCTCCTCGAGCACCTCG encodes the following:
- a CDS encoding MOSC domain-containing protein, with amino-acid sequence MLLYPTAQDLESRLAHIAGSPIDEGVLEMIVRRPDVDEREVLEEGELDLALGLVGDTWHVRGSRRTEDGSSHPDMQLNVMNARVVDAISAGDRERWRWAGDQLLVDLDLSPENLPVGTRLSLGTAVIEVTDQPHTGCAKFADRYGVDALRFVNTGEGKLRRFRGVNARVVVPGTIRAGDVVAKVPADEPVAA